One window of the Shewanella maritima genome contains the following:
- the rpsT gene encoding 30S ribosomal protein S20, whose product MANSKSAKKRALQSEKRRQHNASRRSMLRTYVKKVIAAIQSGDHKAATEAFAVAQPIVDRMATKGLIHKNKAARQKARLNAKIKALA is encoded by the coding sequence TTGGCTAATAGCAAGTCTGCAAAGAAGCGCGCGCTTCAATCTGAAAAGCGTCGTCAGCATAACGCAAGCCGTCGCTCTATGTTACGTACTTACGTTAAAAAAGTTATCGCTGCTATCCAAAGCGGTGACCACAAAGCGGCTACCGAAGCGTTCGCAGTTGCACAACCAATTGTTGACCGTATGGCGACTAAAGGCCTTATTCACAAGAATAAAGCTGCTCGTCAAAAAGCGCGTCTAAATGCAAAAATCAAAGCTCTTGCTTAA
- the fkpB gene encoding FKBP-type peptidyl-prolyl cis-trans isomerase, translating to MSEVSAIVCHMNIKLEDGSTADSTQASGKPAKLNLGDQSLSPAFEAQIKALKAGDKHTFTLEPIDAFGESNPDAIHHLDRSRFPADMKLEEGVIVSFAGPGGSEIPGIVRNLAGDSVTVDLNHPLAGHKVTFELDVVEVLTQ from the coding sequence ATGTCTGAAGTCTCTGCCATTGTTTGTCATATGAATATCAAGCTAGAAGACGGCTCGACCGCTGATAGCACTCAGGCTTCAGGTAAGCCAGCTAAGTTAAACTTAGGCGATCAGAGTTTGAGCCCAGCTTTTGAAGCCCAGATTAAAGCGCTAAAAGCAGGAGACAAGCATACCTTTACGCTTGAGCCTATTGATGCCTTTGGTGAGTCGAACCCGGATGCTATTCATCACTTAGACCGTAGCCGTTTCCCTGCCGATATGAAACTGGAAGAGGGCGTGATTGTCAGTTTCGCAGGGCCTGGCGGCAGCGAAATTCCGGGTATCGTTAGAAACCTTGCTGGTGACTCGGTGACAGTTGACTTAAATCATCCGCTAGCGGGTCACAAGGTAACTTTTGAGCTTGACGTGGTTGAAGTATTAACCCAATAG
- the lspA gene encoding signal peptidase II — protein MPLKLMESGIRWYWVAVLAFVADQLSKQWVLANFELYERVQLLPFFNFTYVQNPGAAFSFLSEAGGWQRWFFAIIAIGFSVVLTYWLRKQPASMWRANLAYTLIIGGALGNLVDRLMHGFVVDFLDFYWNTSHFPAFNIADSAIFVGAVLIIWESFSAENQDSGNEKAKKS, from the coding sequence ATGCCTCTTAAGTTAATGGAAAGTGGCATTCGTTGGTACTGGGTAGCTGTATTAGCCTTTGTGGCTGATCAGCTATCAAAGCAATGGGTGTTAGCAAATTTCGAGCTGTACGAGCGTGTACAGCTTCTACCTTTTTTTAACTTTACCTACGTACAAAATCCAGGTGCAGCATTTAGCTTTTTAAGTGAAGCGGGTGGCTGGCAGCGTTGGTTTTTTGCCATTATCGCGATTGGTTTTAGCGTGGTATTGACTTACTGGCTGCGTAAGCAACCAGCCAGTATGTGGCGCGCTAATTTGGCATACACCCTTATTATTGGTGGCGCCTTAGGTAATTTAGTTGATCGCTTGATGCATGGTTTTGTGGTCGACTTCTTAGATTTTTACTGGAATACCAGTCATTTCCCTGCATTTAATATTGCGGACTCTGCTATTTTCGTTGGTGCAGTACTCATCATCTGGGAATCATTCAGCGCTGAAAATCAAGACTCCGGTAACGAAAAAGCCAAAAAAAGCTAG
- the ileS gene encoding isoleucine--tRNA ligase: protein MSDYKPTLNLPETEFPMRGNLANREPKMLNRWTEDGLYQKIRDSRSGRDPFILHDGPPYANGSIHIGHSVNKILKDIIVKAKTMSGFDAPYIPGWDCHGLPIELKVEQKVGKPGHKISAAEFREECRKYAKTQVEGQRDDFVRLGVLADWNKPYLTMDYATEANIVRSLAKVIDSGHLHKGVKPVHWCTDCGSALAEAEVEYEDKTSPAIDVAFNAVEPQAVAAKFGAEVTGDIAMVIWTTTPWTLPANRALSISPDLDYTLVEFTKEDETKTLILAQVLVESCLERFGAESHKVLGEVKGAELELMRFNHPFYSFDVPAILGDHVTTDAGTGVVHTAPGHGQDDFVVGQKYNLEVANPVGDNGVYKPDTEIFAGQHVFKANKAIVELLAEKGVLLHHENYRHSYPHCWRHKTPIIFRATPQWFISMDNNGLRSNALSEIEKTQWLPDWGQSRIEKMVENRPDWCISRQRTWGVPITLFVHRETEELHPDSVSLMERVAHRIEQQGIQAWWDLDASELLGDEAEQYRKVTDTLDVWYDSGSTFSSVVDSRPEFNGHGVDLYLEGSDQHRGWFMSSLMISTAMNGKAPYKQVLTHGFTVDGKGRKMSKSIGNVITPLQVTNKLGADILRLWVAATDYSGEMTVSDEILNRSADAYRRIRNTARFLLANLNGFNPETDMVAPQDMVALDRWVVRRAAALQEEIIAAYDQYNFHQVTQKLMQFCSVELGSFYLDIIKDRQYTAKAEGHARRSCQSALYHIAEAMVRWMTPILSFTADEVWQLLPGERGEYVFTEEWYQGLESVTVENDLSDEYWQQLLTVRTEVNKVIEQARRDKRIGGSLEANVTLYADAELKQALAKVGDELRFVLLTSGVTVVDLDQAGADAVETELANLKLAVAKSEAHKCERCWHYRDEVGSIEAHPTLCQRCVTNIEGDGEKRDFA from the coding sequence ATGAGCGACTATAAACCTACTCTAAACTTGCCGGAAACAGAGTTTCCGATGCGTGGTAATTTGGCTAATCGTGAGCCAAAAATGCTAAATCGCTGGACTGAAGATGGTCTTTATCAAAAGATCCGTGACAGCCGCAGTGGTCGTGACCCGTTTATTCTTCACGACGGCCCACCTTATGCTAACGGTAGCATTCATATTGGTCACTCTGTTAATAAGATCCTTAAAGACATTATTGTTAAAGCTAAGACGATGTCTGGCTTTGATGCGCCTTATATTCCAGGCTGGGACTGCCATGGTCTACCAATTGAGCTTAAAGTTGAGCAAAAGGTTGGTAAGCCAGGTCACAAAATCTCTGCTGCTGAGTTTAGAGAAGAGTGTCGTAAGTACGCTAAGACGCAAGTTGAAGGTCAACGCGATGACTTCGTGCGTTTAGGTGTGTTAGCCGACTGGAACAAGCCTTACCTCACCATGGATTATGCAACTGAAGCCAACATTGTACGCTCACTTGCTAAGGTAATTGATAGTGGTCACCTACATAAAGGTGTAAAACCAGTTCACTGGTGTACTGACTGTGGCTCTGCGCTTGCTGAAGCTGAAGTTGAATATGAAGATAAAACCTCTCCAGCGATTGATGTTGCCTTTAATGCCGTAGAGCCACAAGCTGTTGCAGCTAAGTTTGGCGCTGAGGTGACTGGCGATATCGCTATGGTTATCTGGACCACAACTCCGTGGACTTTGCCTGCTAACCGCGCACTATCAATCAGCCCTGATTTAGATTACACCCTGGTTGAGTTTACTAAAGAAGATGAAACTAAAACGCTTATTCTAGCGCAAGTACTAGTTGAGTCTTGTCTAGAGCGTTTTGGCGCTGAGTCGCATAAAGTGCTGGGTGAAGTGAAAGGCGCTGAGCTTGAGCTAATGCGCTTTAACCATCCGTTTTATAGCTTTGACGTGCCAGCTATTTTGGGCGATCACGTAACAACAGATGCAGGTACTGGTGTGGTTCACACAGCGCCTGGTCACGGTCAAGATGACTTTGTGGTTGGCCAAAAGTACAACCTTGAAGTGGCAAACCCAGTTGGTGACAACGGTGTGTATAAGCCTGACACGGAGATCTTCGCAGGTCAGCACGTATTTAAAGCTAACAAAGCGATTGTAGAGCTGTTAGCTGAAAAAGGCGTATTGCTGCACCATGAAAACTATCGCCACAGCTACCCACATTGCTGGCGCCATAAAACACCGATTATCTTCCGCGCAACACCGCAATGGTTCATTTCTATGGACAACAATGGTTTGCGTAGCAATGCCTTATCTGAAATCGAAAAAACGCAATGGTTACCAGATTGGGGTCAAAGCCGTATTGAGAAGATGGTTGAGAATCGCCCGGACTGGTGTATCTCACGTCAGCGTACTTGGGGTGTACCGATCACCTTGTTTGTTCATCGCGAAACCGAAGAGTTACATCCTGATAGCGTCTCGCTAATGGAACGTGTTGCGCACCGTATTGAGCAGCAAGGCATTCAAGCTTGGTGGGATTTAGACGCCTCGGAATTATTAGGTGATGAAGCTGAGCAGTACCGTAAAGTGACTGACACATTAGATGTATGGTACGACTCTGGTTCGACGTTCTCATCAGTAGTTGATTCGCGTCCTGAATTTAATGGTCACGGCGTTGATTTATATCTTGAAGGTAGCGACCAACATCGCGGTTGGTTTATGTCATCATTGATGATCTCAACTGCAATGAATGGCAAAGCACCATACAAGCAAGTGCTAACTCACGGCTTTACTGTAGACGGTAAGGGCAGAAAGATGTCTAAGTCTATTGGTAACGTGATCACGCCGTTACAAGTGACTAATAAATTAGGTGCCGACATCCTACGTCTATGGGTTGCTGCGACTGATTACAGCGGTGAAATGACGGTATCTGATGAAATTCTAAACCGTAGTGCTGATGCTTATCGTCGTATTCGTAACACGGCACGTTTCTTATTGGCTAACTTGAATGGCTTTAACCCTGAAACTGATATGGTTGCGCCGCAAGATATGGTGGCACTGGATCGCTGGGTTGTGCGCCGCGCTGCTGCGCTGCAAGAAGAAATTATTGCTGCCTACGATCAGTACAATTTCCATCAAGTGACGCAAAAGTTAATGCAGTTCTGCTCGGTTGAGCTAGGTTCATTCTACCTAGACATCATTAAAGACCGTCAGTACACAGCTAAAGCAGAAGGTCATGCTCGTCGTAGTTGTCAATCTGCGCTGTACCACATTGCCGAGGCTATGGTGCGCTGGATGACGCCAATCTTGAGCTTCACAGCTGATGAAGTGTGGCAGTTACTTCCAGGTGAGCGCGGTGAGTATGTGTTTACTGAAGAATGGTACCAAGGTTTAGAGTCGGTCACTGTTGAAAACGATTTAAGTGACGAATATTGGCAGCAACTACTGACTGTACGTACTGAAGTAAACAAGGTGATTGAGCAAGCTCGTCGTGATAAGCGCATTGGTGGTTCACTCGAAGCTAACGTAACGCTTTACGCTGATGCTGAGTTAAAACAAGCGTTAGCTAAAGTGGGCGACGAGTTGCGTTTTGTATTGCTAACTTCAGGCGTGACGGTGGTTGACTTAGACCAAGCTGGTGCAGACGCAGTTGAAACTGAGTTAGCAAACCTTAAGCTTGCTGTGGCCAAGAGCGAAGCACACAAATGTGAACGCTGCTGGCATTACCGCGATGAAGTCGGTTCAATCGAAGCGCATCCAACACTATGTCAACGCTGTGTAACCAATATCGAAGGTGACGGCGAGAAGCGTGACTTTGCATAA
- the murJ gene encoding murein biosynthesis integral membrane protein MurJ, which yields MSKKLFKSGMIVSSMTLISRVLGLIRDVVIANLMGAGSQADVFIFANKIPNFLRRLFAEGAFAQAFVPVLTEYQEKHTAEETRELLSKVAGTLGLLVSIVTLFGVIGSPILAALFGGGWFMEWLNDGPEADKYLQAQLMLKITFPYLWFITFTALAGSILNTRGRFAVSAFTPVFLNISIIAFAISYAPTLQSPEIGLAWGVFVGGLVQFLFQIPFLAREKALVKPSWGWNHPGVVKIKTLMIPALFGVSVSQINLLLDTFIASFLMSSSISWLYYSDRLLEFPLGLFGIAIATVILPALSKKHVNAEGEAFKQTMDWGIKAILLLGAPAMMGLIVLAQPMLMVLFMRGAFTVEDTQMASYSLMAYGTGLLSFMMIKVLAPGYYSRQDTKTPVRYGIIAMISNMGFNLIFAIPFGYVGLAIATSLSALLNAAMLYRGLHKLGVYQINASTLKFALQVMSATAVMVAVIVYYLPSELQWLDWAFSQRALTLGALIIGGATVYLLSLVAFGVRIRHLKQAV from the coding sequence TTGAGCAAAAAATTGTTTAAATCAGGGATGATAGTCAGTTCGATGACGCTGATTTCTCGGGTTCTTGGCTTGATCCGAGATGTTGTTATTGCCAACTTAATGGGAGCGGGCAGTCAAGCTGACGTATTTATTTTTGCCAATAAAATCCCTAATTTTCTGCGCAGATTGTTTGCTGAGGGCGCATTTGCGCAAGCATTTGTGCCAGTTTTAACCGAGTATCAAGAGAAACACACGGCAGAAGAAACCCGTGAGTTGCTCAGTAAAGTGGCGGGGACATTAGGGCTACTTGTTTCTATTGTGACTTTATTTGGTGTTATTGGATCGCCAATTTTGGCCGCATTATTTGGCGGTGGTTGGTTTATGGAGTGGCTTAATGATGGGCCTGAAGCCGACAAGTACCTGCAAGCGCAGTTGATGCTAAAAATCACTTTTCCCTACCTCTGGTTTATTACGTTTACCGCGCTGGCTGGCAGTATCTTAAATACCCGTGGTCGTTTTGCTGTTAGTGCTTTTACTCCTGTCTTCTTGAATATTTCAATTATTGCATTTGCCATATCGTACGCCCCTACGCTGCAGAGCCCTGAAATTGGCCTCGCCTGGGGTGTTTTTGTGGGTGGTTTAGTGCAGTTTTTGTTTCAGATTCCTTTCCTGGCGCGTGAAAAAGCACTAGTAAAGCCAAGTTGGGGCTGGAATCATCCTGGTGTTGTAAAAATTAAGACCTTAATGATCCCCGCGCTATTTGGCGTGTCGGTGTCGCAAATAAACTTATTACTCGATACTTTCATCGCCAGCTTTTTAATGTCTAGTTCGATCAGTTGGTTGTATTATTCAGACCGTTTACTTGAGTTTCCGCTGGGATTATTTGGTATTGCAATTGCCACGGTTATCTTGCCTGCGTTGTCTAAAAAACACGTAAATGCGGAAGGGGAAGCGTTTAAGCAAACGATGGATTGGGGCATTAAAGCTATTCTATTGTTGGGTGCTCCTGCGATGATGGGACTCATTGTGTTAGCTCAGCCCATGCTAATGGTGCTATTTATGCGCGGCGCGTTTACCGTTGAAGACACTCAAATGGCGTCTTACAGCCTAATGGCTTATGGCACCGGCTTATTGAGCTTTATGATGATCAAGGTATTGGCTCCTGGTTACTATTCGCGTCAAGACACCAAAACGCCGGTGCGCTATGGCATTATCGCCATGATTAGTAATATGGGCTTTAACCTTATTTTTGCCATTCCGTTTGGCTATGTTGGCTTGGCGATCGCGACATCGTTATCAGCGTTACTAAATGCTGCCATGCTTTATCGAGGTTTACATAAACTCGGTGTGTACCAAATTAACGCCTCTACATTAAAGTTTGCGCTTCAGGTTATGAGTGCAACAGCAGTAATGGTTGCAGTTATTGTTTACTATTTACCTAGCGAGCTACAGTGGCTTGATTGGGCATTTTCCCAACGGGCGTTGACTCTTGGCGCACTTATTATTGGTGGTGCGACTGTATACTTATTAAGCTTAGTCGCTTTTGGGGTAAGAATTAGGCACCTTAAGCAGGCGGTTTAA
- a CDS encoding PilW family protein translates to MTKLIHQRGMSLVELMVAMVISLFLSAGLFTMFNMSSSNVTTTSQFNQLQENGRIALTLMERDINQLGFFGDLTGTEMILNTNTTNSATAVTSDCVGGGVNNETFPENVPAHFRRLWGFEYKTTVEINCNSALTPDKGTDIIQVKRLMGPSLAAADLESNRYYASVTSNEIEFFNGSATPPTKLNSRLWEYQHHVYFVETDNNIPVLKRRSLNISNGMSNEEQLVEGIENLRFMYGFDNDGDSTPDVFLPAEDVSTFMWDNQGFQRLVAVKIFVLVRSVQPDRTYSNDVTYTLGDKEISGASSANSSDPNYEHYRRRVMSTTVVLENPVLIRT, encoded by the coding sequence ATGACAAAGTTAATACATCAACGAGGCATGTCATTAGTAGAGTTAATGGTCGCGATGGTCATCAGCTTATTTTTGTCTGCCGGCCTATTTACCATGTTTAACATGTCATCGTCTAATGTGACTACGACAAGTCAGTTTAATCAACTTCAAGAAAATGGCCGTATCGCGCTGACATTGATGGAACGTGATATCAACCAATTGGGCTTTTTCGGCGATCTAACTGGCACAGAGATGATCCTCAATACCAATACTACCAACAGTGCCACTGCGGTAACTTCTGATTGTGTAGGTGGCGGCGTCAACAATGAGACCTTTCCTGAAAATGTTCCTGCTCACTTTCGCAGACTTTGGGGCTTTGAGTATAAAACTACGGTCGAGATAAACTGTAACTCTGCGTTAACGCCGGATAAAGGCACAGACATTATTCAAGTTAAGCGCTTGATGGGACCATCACTCGCTGCTGCTGATTTAGAATCAAACCGATATTACGCTTCGGTGACTTCCAACGAAATTGAATTTTTTAATGGTAGCGCCACGCCTCCTACCAAACTAAATAGCCGTTTGTGGGAGTATCAGCATCATGTTTATTTTGTTGAAACTGACAATAATATCCCTGTGCTTAAACGCCGCAGCTTAAACATCTCGAATGGTATGAGCAATGAAGAACAGTTAGTTGAGGGTATCGAAAATTTACGCTTTATGTATGGTTTTGATAATGATGGTGATTCAACACCGGATGTGTTTTTACCTGCTGAAGATGTATCCACGTTTATGTGGGACAACCAGGGTTTTCAACGCTTAGTCGCCGTAAAAATATTCGTGTTAGTGAGATCAGTTCAACCAGACCGCACATATAGTAATGATGTTACTTATACTTTAGGTGACAAAGAGATCAGTGGTGCTTCAAGTGCTAATAGCTCAGACCCAAATTATGAGCACTATCGTCGACGTGTGATGTCGACCACGGTGGTACTAGAAAACCCCGTATTAATAAGAACCTAA
- the ribF gene encoding bifunctional riboflavin kinase/FAD synthetase translates to MELIRGIHNISPSHHGCVLTIGNFDGVHRGHAQVIKNLVEKAQHFQLPAMLMTFEPQPRELFLGDKAPARLSLLRDKISLLDELGIERLICVNFTPSFAQQPADQFIEDLLVKKLGVKYLVVGDDFCFGKGREGNFEMLVHAGAKFGFTVVSTQSFLVGSQRVSSTAVREQLALGNLEQARRLLGHPYMLSGRVAHGQKIGRTIGFPTANVALKRQVVPVRGVYAVKLRWQDSDEYEGVANVGYRPTVQGQKCQLEVHLFDFEGDLYGKRVEVELVAKIRDEQPFSSLDALKKQILNDANEARALFGNDAS, encoded by the coding sequence ATGGAATTAATTCGCGGCATACACAATATTTCACCATCACATCATGGTTGTGTGCTTACCATAGGTAACTTCGACGGAGTGCACCGTGGCCACGCCCAAGTGATTAAAAATTTGGTGGAAAAAGCCCAACATTTTCAATTGCCCGCGATGCTAATGACATTCGAGCCACAGCCTCGAGAGTTGTTCTTAGGTGACAAAGCGCCTGCTCGATTAAGCTTGTTGCGCGACAAAATTAGTTTGCTTGATGAATTAGGTATTGAGCGCCTAATTTGTGTGAATTTCACGCCATCGTTTGCCCAGCAGCCTGCCGATCAATTTATCGAAGATTTATTGGTAAAAAAGCTTGGAGTGAAATACCTAGTCGTCGGCGATGACTTTTGTTTTGGCAAAGGCCGCGAAGGCAACTTTGAAATGTTAGTACATGCCGGGGCCAAGTTCGGTTTTACCGTGGTGAGTACACAAAGCTTTTTAGTTGGTTCGCAGCGTGTTAGTTCAACGGCGGTGCGAGAGCAATTAGCATTAGGAAACCTTGAGCAAGCAAGGCGTTTGCTAGGTCATCCTTATATGTTAAGTGGTCGCGTGGCCCACGGGCAAAAGATTGGCCGCACCATAGGTTTTCCGACTGCTAACGTTGCGTTAAAAAGGCAAGTTGTGCCTGTTCGCGGCGTGTATGCGGTAAAGCTACGCTGGCAAGATAGCGATGAATATGAAGGTGTAGCGAATGTTGGCTACCGCCCGACAGTGCAAGGGCAGAAATGCCAATTAGAGGTTCATCTTTTTGACTTTGAAGGTGACCTTTATGGCAAGCGAGTTGAAGTTGAGTTGGTGGCGAAAATTCGCGACGAGCAACCATTTAGCTCGCTTGATGCGCTAAAAAAACAGATTTTGAATGATGCAAATGAAGCGCGCGCTTTGTTTGGCAATGATGCAAGTTGA
- the pilV gene encoding type IV pilus modification protein PilV yields MRSVKQKGFSLIEVMVSLVILVIGLIGIFNLHIVSKQGSFESFQQTQASYYANDIINRMRLNVAELANYGSASGTSYTGQSLVTPGKMCDEGAVCTAIEMREWDLFDWQKLFIGDAEMSGGSGVGGLPDPTACVYVEGNNVTVVMTWASVRKFNSSQQGQTDYVKNCGGSNNKKRTYEIQTAIF; encoded by the coding sequence TTGAGGTCAGTTAAGCAAAAAGGTTTCTCGTTGATTGAAGTAATGGTTTCCCTGGTCATTCTGGTGATTGGGTTAATTGGTATTTTTAATCTTCATATTGTCTCCAAGCAAGGTAGTTTTGAGTCGTTCCAACAGACTCAGGCGTCTTATTATGCCAATGACATTATTAACCGCATGCGCTTAAACGTGGCTGAATTGGCGAACTACGGTAGTGCTTCAGGTACTAGCTACACAGGGCAGTCATTAGTGACTCCGGGAAAAATGTGCGACGAAGGTGCAGTGTGTACTGCGATTGAAATGCGCGAATGGGATCTATTTGACTGGCAAAAACTATTTATTGGTGATGCAGAAATGTCGGGCGGCTCAGGAGTTGGTGGTTTACCTGACCCAACCGCTTGCGTATACGTAGAGGGTAATAATGTAACCGTAGTGATGACCTGGGCAAGCGTACGTAAATTTAACTCAAGTCAGCAGGGGCAAACTGACTACGTGAAAAACTGTGGTGGTTCGAATAACAAGAAACGAACCTATGAAATTCAAACGGCAATCTTTTAG
- the ispH gene encoding 4-hydroxy-3-methylbut-2-enyl diphosphate reductase, with protein sequence MLKVDPTSPELNILLANPRGFCAGVDRAISIVERALELFEPPIYVRHEVVHNRYVVENLKQRGAIFVDELHQVPDDCIVIFSAHGVSQAVRKEAKDRGLKVFDATCPLVTKVHLQVTRASRKGIECILIGHEGHPEVEGTMGQYDNKNGGVYLVESPEDVAALKVNDPDNLCFVTQTTLSVDDTLDIIAALQQKFPSIEGPRKDDICYATQNRQDAVRNMSSDVDLMVVVGSKNSSNSNRLRELAEKQNVQAYLVDNADDVDVNWFNDVKRVAVTAGASAPEVLVQQVVEAIAKLAPSAVTEVEGRKEDTVFAVPAELR encoded by the coding sequence ATGTTAAAAGTAGATCCAACTTCTCCAGAGTTAAATATCTTATTGGCTAACCCACGTGGTTTTTGCGCTGGTGTTGATCGCGCCATTAGCATCGTTGAGCGTGCACTCGAGTTATTTGAACCGCCAATCTATGTACGTCACGAGGTGGTGCACAACCGTTATGTGGTTGAAAACTTAAAGCAACGTGGTGCAATTTTCGTTGATGAACTGCACCAGGTACCAGATGACTGCATTGTTATTTTCAGTGCCCATGGTGTGTCTCAAGCCGTACGTAAGGAAGCAAAAGATCGCGGCTTAAAGGTATTTGATGCAACCTGCCCATTAGTGACTAAAGTACATTTACAAGTCACTCGAGCCAGCCGTAAGGGCATTGAGTGCATTTTGATTGGTCACGAAGGTCACCCAGAAGTCGAAGGTACCATGGGTCAATATGACAATAAAAATGGTGGCGTGTACTTAGTAGAGTCTCCTGAAGATGTGGCTGCATTAAAAGTTAACGACCCTGATAACCTATGCTTTGTGACTCAAACTACACTGTCAGTGGATGACACCCTTGATATCATTGCTGCACTGCAACAGAAGTTCCCAAGTATTGAAGGCCCGCGCAAAGATGATATTTGCTACGCGACGCAAAACCGTCAAGATGCGGTACGTAACATGTCGAGCGATGTTGACTTAATGGTCGTAGTTGGCTCAAAGAACAGTTCGAACTCAAACCGTTTACGTGAACTCGCTGAAAAGCAAAATGTACAAGCTTATCTAGTCGATAACGCTGATGATGTTGATGTGAATTGGTTTAATGATGTTAAGCGCGTTGCCGTTACCGCTGGTGCCTCTGCTCCTGAAGTGTTGGTTCAACAGGTAGTGGAAGCCATTGCTAAACTCGCCCCAAGTGCAGTCACTGAAGTTGAGGGTCGTAAAGAGGATACAGTATTCGCCGTACCTGCAGAGCTAAGATAA